A part of Paenibacillus donghaensis genomic DNA contains:
- the purE gene encoding 5-(carboxyamino)imidazole ribonucleotide mutase, translating to MSVQVAVIMGSKSDWETMEHACSVLDELEIAYEKKVISAHRTPDLMFRYAEEAAGRGIVVIIAGAGGAAHLPGMVAAKTLLPVIGVPVQSKALNGLDSLLSIVQMPGGIPVATVAIGRAGAVNAGLLAAQIIGAFDPAVSSRVQRRREAIQAEVLESSDSL from the coding sequence ATGTCTGTGCAGGTGGCTGTCATTATGGGCAGTAAATCAGATTGGGAAACTATGGAGCATGCATGCAGCGTGCTGGATGAGCTTGAAATCGCCTATGAGAAAAAAGTCATCTCGGCGCACCGGACGCCGGATCTGATGTTCCGTTATGCGGAGGAGGCGGCGGGCCGCGGCATCGTCGTCATTATTGCAGGCGCAGGCGGCGCTGCGCATCTGCCGGGGATGGTTGCAGCGAAGACGCTGCTGCCGGTGATTGGCGTGCCGGTGCAGTCCAAAGCGCTGAATGGCCTGGATTCACTGCTCTCGATCGTGCAGATGCCGGGCGGCATCCCGGTAGCGACCGTTGCCATTGGCCGCGCCGGGGCCGTGAACGCAGGCCTGCTGGCTGCGCAGATTATCGGCGCGTTCGATCCGGCCGTGAGCAGCCGCGTACAGCGGCGGCGTGAGGCGATCCAGGCTGAAGTGCTGGAAAGCAGCGACAGCCTATGA
- a CDS encoding DUF1294 domain-containing protein, producing MERIVMVWFVVINIIGYVVMSEDKNKARKRRDRVPEKTLFLLAAMGGSLGVLTAMYRKRHKTRHASFRIGIPLLLLLNLLLYGYFLT from the coding sequence ATGGAACGAATTGTGATGGTATGGTTTGTGGTTATCAATATAATCGGCTATGTAGTAATGTCCGAGGACAAGAACAAAGCCCGCAAGCGGCGGGACCGTGTGCCGGAGAAAACCCTGTTTCTGCTGGCCGCAATGGGCGGGTCGCTCGGTGTACTGACAGCCATGTACCGCAAGCGCCACAAGACAAGGCATGCTTCCTTCCGAATCGGAATTCCGCTGCTGCTGCTGCTTAATTTGCTGCTCTATGGTTATTTTTTAACGTAA
- a CDS encoding MFS transporter, which yields MLSPYVEHLGASYLMVGMVLGVYGLMQILFRLPLGIGSDYLKRRRPFIYLGLIASGASCFLFMWGQQPGWALAARAVSGIAASAWVVYTVMFAGYFPKEEAGRAMGMLQFTTVLAQMTSMMISGYIVEHWGWQASFLIGGIVAIGALLLVLRLPEQKPQAAQNKVQLSDLALVIKEPLLVKVSLLSVLAHCVLFITMFGYTPNQALSIGASKESLGWLTLAFMVPHAAATLYGSRLFGRLLGDRGTLLLGFAGSALFTLLIPTMPNLAALCITQLGNGFMQGLIFPLLLGKSGLESILIKELPRWDSIRQCMRSGWQPDRLRQDG from the coding sequence GTGCTCTCGCCGTATGTAGAGCATCTGGGAGCTTCCTATCTAATGGTGGGCATGGTGCTTGGCGTGTATGGCCTGATGCAGATTCTGTTCCGTCTGCCCCTGGGCATCGGCTCGGACTATTTGAAGCGGAGGAGACCGTTTATTTATCTCGGCCTGATTGCAAGCGGAGCCAGCTGCTTCCTATTCATGTGGGGCCAGCAGCCGGGCTGGGCGCTTGCGGCGCGTGCGGTGTCGGGCATTGCAGCCTCCGCGTGGGTGGTGTACACTGTCATGTTCGCCGGATACTTCCCCAAGGAGGAAGCCGGACGGGCCATGGGCATGCTGCAGTTCACTACGGTTCTTGCCCAGATGACTAGCATGATGATCAGCGGTTATATCGTGGAGCATTGGGGCTGGCAGGCGTCGTTTCTGATTGGCGGTATTGTAGCGATTGGAGCGCTGCTGCTGGTGCTGCGCCTGCCGGAGCAGAAGCCGCAGGCTGCACAGAATAAAGTCCAATTAAGCGATCTGGCGCTTGTAATCAAGGAGCCGCTGCTAGTTAAGGTATCGCTTTTGTCCGTGCTGGCCCATTGCGTCCTGTTCATTACGATGTTTGGCTATACGCCGAATCAGGCGCTGAGCATCGGGGCAAGCAAGGAAAGCCTTGGCTGGCTGACGCTGGCCTTCATGGTGCCTCATGCGGCGGCTACTCTCTATGGCTCGCGGCTGTTCGGCAGGCTGCTGGGAGACCGGGGGACGCTGTTGCTGGGTTTTGCCGGTAGTGCGTTATTTACACTGCTTATTCCCACGATGCCGAATCTGGCCGCTCTATGTATTACACAGCTGGGGAACGGTTTTATGCAGGGCTTGATTTTTCCACTGCTGCTGGGGAAATCGGGGCTGGAATCGATCCTTATAAAAGAGCTACCGCGATGGGATTCTATCAGGCAGTGTATGCGATCGGGATGGCAGCCGGACCGTTTGCGGCAGGATGGATGA
- a CDS encoding universal stress protein: MLFSKILLAYDGSKASNQALERAIELAKVTPGSALHVVHAFEFPRFFIGEALAPLPASVNKDYYDLAVQTTEEVKGRLEAEGLNPVVELLQGSPAEVILRYAKEQAVDLIIIGSRGLGGIREFVLGSVSHNVVQSARIPVLVVK, translated from the coding sequence ATGTTATTTTCCAAAATTCTACTCGCCTATGACGGTTCCAAAGCTTCCAACCAGGCATTGGAGCGTGCCATTGAACTGGCGAAGGTTACTCCCGGATCTGCACTGCATGTCGTTCACGCTTTTGAATTCCCGCGGTTCTTCATTGGTGAAGCCCTGGCGCCTCTGCCGGCTTCGGTAAACAAGGATTATTACGATCTGGCTGTCCAAACGACTGAAGAGGTCAAAGGACGTCTGGAAGCGGAGGGGCTTAATCCTGTAGTAGAGCTGCTGCAGGGTTCACCTGCCGAGGTCATTCTGAGATATGCCAAGGAGCAGGCAGTGGACCTGATTATTATCGGCAGCCGCGGGCTTGGTGGCATTCGTGAGTTCGTGCTGGGGAGCGTAAGCCATAATGTGGTACAGAGCGCGCGTATTCCTGTGCTGGTAGTGAAATAA
- a CDS encoding DNA topoisomerase III, translating to MKTLVLAEKPSVAREIARVMGCSDKQKSYIEGPKYVVTWALGHLVGLAEPEEYNPKFASWAMEDLPILPDRMKLKVLRETNQQYKAVQHLMKRQDIGELIVATDAAREGELLARWILQMAGWKKPFQRLWISSQTDKAIEAGFAALKPGKNYDRLYESARCRAEADWMIGLNITRALTCKFGTPLAAGRVQTPTLGMIMDREREITSFLSEDYETLQADLGSFQAAWRSASGDARIWDKAKAASLKDKLTGQSGTITKVQKSERSEAHQLAYDLTELQRDANRKFGFSAKQTSGLLQRLYEQHKLVTYPRTDSRYLTADMTDTLKERLESVAVGPYAALARPLLRKQLPITNRIVDDSKVSDHHAIIPTEQTLLLNTLSTEERKLYDLIARRFISLFYPPARYDAVAVTVTVQGESFHVKGTTVKDTGWREVYGGDLSSDEEEENTGDQPAASSVKLPELREGEQVTITRCRLQAGRTQPPKRHNEASLLTLMEKHGLGTPATRADVIEKLVSSDTIERQGNLLHPTGKGKQLINLVASQLRTPELTARWESELEKIARGQGQPGPFLQGIRSMAEELVGGVKASTAEYKPHNVSSSHCPECGTRLLEKKSKRGKLLVCPADNCGYTGAGEKRLSNRRCPQCHKKMELKEGKAGLFVQCLGCGITETMNKDHKPVNKREQQKLVQQYSKQESLGSSLGDLLKAALEGQNKDK from the coding sequence ATGAAGACATTGGTATTGGCGGAGAAACCGTCCGTTGCACGCGAAATCGCCCGCGTGATGGGCTGCAGCGATAAACAGAAAAGTTATATTGAAGGACCGAAATATGTAGTTACCTGGGCGCTTGGGCATTTGGTTGGTCTGGCAGAGCCTGAAGAATATAATCCTAAATTTGCTTCCTGGGCCATGGAGGATCTGCCGATCCTTCCAGACAGGATGAAGCTGAAGGTGCTGCGTGAAACGAATCAGCAATATAAAGCCGTGCAGCATCTGATGAAGCGCCAGGATATAGGGGAGCTGATCGTCGCCACCGACGCTGCCCGCGAAGGTGAACTGCTGGCGCGCTGGATTCTGCAGATGGCCGGCTGGAAGAAACCGTTCCAGCGGCTCTGGATCTCTTCGCAGACAGACAAGGCGATTGAAGCAGGATTCGCAGCGCTGAAGCCGGGCAAGAACTACGACCGTCTGTATGAATCGGCGCGCTGCCGTGCGGAAGCCGATTGGATGATCGGGCTGAACATTACCCGGGCATTGACCTGCAAGTTCGGCACGCCGCTGGCGGCGGGCCGCGTGCAGACGCCTACCCTGGGAATGATTATGGACCGGGAGCGCGAGATCACCAGCTTCTTATCAGAGGATTATGAGACGCTGCAGGCTGATCTGGGCAGCTTCCAGGCTGCCTGGCGTTCGGCGAGCGGGGATGCCCGTATTTGGGATAAGGCGAAGGCTGCCAGCCTGAAGGATAAGCTTACCGGGCAGAGCGGAACGATTACGAAGGTGCAGAAGAGCGAGAGAAGTGAAGCCCACCAGCTGGCTTACGATCTGACAGAGCTGCAGCGCGATGCGAACCGCAAGTTTGGCTTCTCTGCCAAACAGACCTCAGGTCTGCTGCAGCGGCTGTATGAGCAGCATAAGCTGGTGACGTATCCCCGCACAGACAGCAGATACCTGACTGCCGATATGACCGACACTTTGAAGGAACGGCTGGAAAGTGTGGCGGTCGGCCCTTATGCTGCGCTTGCCCGACCGCTGCTGCGCAAGCAGCTGCCGATCACCAACCGGATTGTCGATGACAGTAAGGTAAGTGATCACCATGCGATTATTCCAACAGAGCAGACGTTGCTGCTGAACACGCTCAGCACAGAAGAACGCAAGCTGTATGACTTGATCGCAAGGCGGTTCATCAGCCTGTTCTATCCTCCGGCGCGTTATGATGCTGTAGCGGTAACTGTCACCGTACAGGGAGAAAGCTTCCATGTGAAGGGAACTACCGTCAAGGATACCGGCTGGAGAGAAGTCTACGGCGGGGATCTTAGCAGCGATGAAGAGGAAGAGAACACGGGAGATCAGCCTGCGGCCAGCAGTGTGAAGCTGCCGGAGCTGCGTGAAGGCGAGCAGGTGACCATTACCCGCTGCAGATTACAAGCCGGGCGGACACAGCCGCCGAAGCGCCATAATGAAGCTTCGCTGCTGACCTTAATGGAGAAGCACGGGCTTGGAACCCCGGCTACCCGCGCCGATGTGATTGAGAAGCTGGTTAGCTCGGATACGATAGAGCGCCAGGGCAACCTGCTGCATCCGACAGGCAAAGGCAAGCAACTGATCAACCTGGTGGCCTCCCAGCTGCGTACGCCGGAGTTGACGGCACGCTGGGAAAGCGAGCTGGAGAAGATCGCCCGCGGACAAGGGCAGCCCGGCCCGTTCCTGCAAGGCATCCGCAGCATGGCTGAGGAACTGGTGGGCGGGGTGAAAGCCAGTACGGCGGAATACAAGCCGCACAATGTATCCAGCAGCCACTGCCCGGAATGCGGAACCCGGCTGCTGGAGAAGAAAAGCAAACGCGGCAAGCTGCTGGTATGCCCCGCAGATAACTGCGGCTATACCGGCGCCGGAGAGAAGCGGTTGTCCAACCGGCGCTGCCCGCAGTGCCATAAGAAGATGGAGCTCAAAGAGGGCAAAGCCGGCTTGTTCGTGCAGTGCCTCGGCTGCGGAATTACAGAAACCATGAATAAGGACCATAAACCTGTCAACAAACGGGAGCAGCAGAAGCTGGTTCAGCAGTACAGCAAGCAGGAAAGTCTCGGTTCCAGCTTGGGTGATCTGCTGAAGGCGGCGCTTGAAGGGCAGAATAAGGATAAATAA
- the tsaA gene encoding tRNA (N6-threonylcarbamoyladenosine(37)-N6)-methyltransferase TrmO encodes MSKQGSYTIVQIGVVQAEGDHQLIQLQPEFGPALKGLSEFSHCQVIWWLSEFAEDHFRQTTQIQPPYDAPLSGVFSTRSPVRPNPLGLSVATILSMDEQAGVIELSGLDAYPGTPVLDIKAYFPSTDRVKDVTVPVWAASWGDWVAQ; translated from the coding sequence ATGTCCAAACAAGGAAGTTATACTATAGTACAAATAGGAGTTGTCCAAGCTGAGGGAGATCATCAGTTGATCCAGCTTCAGCCTGAATTCGGCCCTGCACTGAAAGGTCTCTCGGAATTCAGCCATTGCCAGGTTATCTGGTGGCTCTCCGAATTTGCTGAGGATCATTTCCGCCAGACTACGCAGATTCAGCCTCCCTACGATGCACCCCTCTCAGGTGTATTCTCCACCCGCTCTCCGGTAAGACCTAATCCGCTGGGGCTGAGCGTAGCCACCATTCTTTCTATGGATGAACAAGCGGGAGTTATTGAATTATCCGGTCTGGACGCCTATCCAGGTACACCGGTGCTGGATATCAAAGCCTATTTCCCCAGTACCGACCGCGTGAAGGATGTAACGGTTCCGGTCTGGGCGGCATCTTGGGGAGATTGGGTAGCACAATAG
- the purK gene encoding 5-(carboxyamino)imidazole ribonucleotide synthase, which produces MRPGELNGAAPAAPRTVLPGATIGVLGGGQLGRMMALAGSAMGYRFVALDPAPDAPCGQVTPQIQAAYNDRDAARELARRADVITYEFENVDAGVAALLTEESYVPQGSELLYTTQHRLREKAAIEAAGVPVAPYRKIGSLAELKQAAAELGLPCVLKTATGGYDGKGQAVIRSVSQLEEVYAQLVPQAPAQQTGGSEAAAAGSIPELVLEKFIAFQCEISVIAARSASGEVKSFPPAENIHVNNILHLSIVPARVQEDIQRRACELAEQLVTQMNAVGLLAVEMFVTAEGELFVNELAPRPHNSGHYTMDACATSQFEQQVRAICNLPLGDTTLLTPAVMVNVLGQHLEAAVQLLSTNQADSRLGVIPKLHIYGKTESTTGRKMGHINLLCKDTGDALSWVEEQTNLWRN; this is translated from the coding sequence ATGAGGCCCGGGGAGCTGAACGGGGCCGCTCCGGCAGCGCCCCGGACCGTGCTGCCCGGCGCGACGATCGGCGTGCTCGGCGGCGGCCAGCTCGGGCGCATGATGGCGCTCGCGGGCAGCGCCATGGGCTACCGCTTCGTGGCGCTGGACCCCGCGCCGGATGCGCCCTGCGGGCAGGTGACGCCGCAGATTCAGGCGGCGTACAATGACCGTGACGCGGCGAGGGAGCTGGCGCGCCGCGCGGACGTCATCACGTACGAGTTCGAGAACGTGGACGCGGGTGTAGCCGCGCTGCTGACGGAGGAGTCGTACGTGCCGCAGGGCAGCGAACTGCTGTATACGACGCAGCACCGGCTGCGCGAGAAAGCAGCCATCGAGGCGGCGGGCGTGCCCGTTGCCCCGTACCGCAAGATCGGCAGCTTGGCGGAGCTGAAGCAGGCGGCTGCCGAGCTGGGCCTGCCCTGTGTGCTGAAGACAGCCACAGGGGGCTATGACGGCAAGGGACAAGCCGTCATCCGCAGCGTGAGCCAGCTGGAGGAGGTTTACGCCCAGCTGGTGCCGCAAGCACCGGCACAGCAGACCGGCGGCAGCGAAGCAGCCGCTGCCGGAAGCATCCCCGAGCTGGTGCTGGAGAAGTTCATCGCGTTCCAGTGCGAGATCTCGGTCATTGCAGCCCGCAGTGCGTCCGGCGAGGTGAAGAGCTTCCCTCCAGCCGAGAACATCCACGTGAACAATATCCTGCATCTGTCGATTGTGCCCGCAAGGGTGCAAGAAGACATCCAGCGCCGAGCCTGTGAGCTGGCGGAGCAACTGGTCACGCAGATGAACGCGGTGGGCCTCTTGGCGGTTGAGATGTTCGTTACAGCGGAGGGGGAGCTGTTCGTCAACGAGCTGGCGCCCCGGCCGCATAATTCCGGACATTATACGATGGATGCCTGCGCGACCTCACAGTTCGAGCAGCAGGTGCGGGCGATCTGCAACCTGCCGCTCGGGGATACCACGCTGCTGACCCCGGCAGTGATGGTGAATGTGCTGGGCCAGCACCTGGAGGCTGCGGTGCAGCTGCTCAGTACAAATCAAGCCGACAGCCGGCTGGGGGTAATCCCCAAGCTTCATATATATGGTAAGACCGAGAGTACAACCGGCCGCAAAATGGGCCATATCAACCTGCTCTGCAAGGACACCGGAGACGCTCTGTCCTGGGTGGAGGAGCAAACTAACCTTTGGAGGAACTGA
- a CDS encoding phosphoribosylaminoimidazolesuccinocarboxamide synthase produces the protein MTSPAVSTAVELVNAPLLYKGKVRELYDLGEQVLIVVTDRISAFDYVLDPAVPEKGNVLNRLSAFWFGKTRELIENHVVHIDVDQLGDAVKDKEALRNRVMVARKAERIDIECVVRGCITGGGWRQYEQTGKVNGIELPSGLRKNAQLTDPIFTPAAKNDVGHDEDIPFERMQELVGAELALELKEKSLQLFAFARAYCAERGIILADCKFEFGLLDGKVILIDEIFTPDASRFWAKENYALDIEIDSMDKEPVRTYLSASSWDKNSKPDPLPQDVVEETTRRYLDIYHRLTGHSL, from the coding sequence ATGACATCACCGGCCGTATCCACTGCCGTGGAACTTGTAAATGCGCCGCTGCTCTATAAAGGCAAGGTTCGTGAGCTGTACGATTTGGGGGAACAGGTGCTGATCGTGGTCACGGACCGGATCTCCGCCTTCGATTATGTGCTGGACCCGGCGGTGCCGGAGAAGGGCAATGTGCTCAACCGGCTGAGCGCGTTCTGGTTCGGGAAGACCCGGGAGCTGATCGAGAATCATGTGGTGCATATCGACGTCGATCAGTTGGGGGATGCCGTTAAGGACAAGGAAGCACTGCGCAACCGTGTTATGGTGGCACGCAAGGCCGAGCGTATTGATATCGAATGCGTAGTCCGCGGATGTATTACCGGCGGCGGCTGGAGACAATATGAGCAGACCGGCAAGGTCAACGGAATTGAGCTGCCAAGCGGCCTGCGCAAAAACGCCCAGCTCACTGATCCGATCTTCACCCCGGCGGCCAAAAACGATGTCGGCCACGACGAGGACATTCCTTTTGAGCGGATGCAGGAGCTAGTCGGTGCCGAGCTGGCGCTCGAGCTGAAGGAGAAGAGCCTGCAGCTGTTCGCTTTCGCCAGAGCCTACTGCGCCGAGCGGGGCATCATACTGGCAGACTGCAAGTTCGAATTCGGGCTGCTGGACGGTAAGGTGATTCTGATCGACGAGATTTTTACACCGGATGCTTCCCGCTTCTGGGCCAAGGAGAATTACGCGCTTGATATCGAGATTGACAGCATGGACAAGGAGCCGGTCCGGACGTACCTGTCCGCTTCCTCCTGGGACAAGAACAGCAAACCTGATCCGCTGCCGCAGGACGTTGTGGAAGAAACGACCCGCCGCTACCTGGACATTTACCACCGTCTGACCGGGCATTCCCTGTAG
- the purS gene encoding phosphoribosylformylglycinamidine synthase subunit PurS codes for MLKATVYVTIKKSVLDPQGVAVQGALHSVGFQEVESLRIGKYMELTLDTDNRAEAEVRLKEMCEKLLANTVIEDYRYELED; via the coding sequence ATGTTAAAAGCGACCGTGTATGTCACCATCAAAAAAAGTGTGCTTGATCCTCAGGGCGTAGCCGTGCAGGGAGCCTTGCATTCTGTTGGATTTCAGGAAGTGGAGAGCCTGCGGATCGGCAAATATATGGAACTGACGCTGGATACGGATAACCGGGCGGAAGCAGAAGTGCGCCTGAAGGAAATGTGCGAGAAGCTGCTGGCCAATACGGTGATCGAGGATTACCGCTATGAATTGGAGGACTAG
- a CDS encoding AraC family transcriptional regulator yields MNNRQLICQALDHIEDQLRSTLPVQALAETTGYSLYHFIRLFQAVTGMSPGEYIARRRITEAAHDIMRQKQRSLQDISLDYDFNNYETFSRAFRRILHTTPTQVRRNRMEGLLPLLHPLHEQDLHYFAVTKEISPQLAELGEVVIQGPIVTILRNSSIFSQAWHQLFNQVSSISGRMQPERYYQVGYWPDDYELSGAKFMCGCELVQPLSAPHDPNVRAGMESFFQPQSHNGIFPLQVIPPARYLKFYHRGLSKDISHTYKYFYEIWLPKSEFRLSLPFEFEYYGEQYLGPDNERSVSEIYIPLELL; encoded by the coding sequence GTGAACAATCGCCAGCTGATCTGCCAAGCACTCGACCATATTGAAGACCAGCTACGGTCCACACTTCCTGTCCAGGCGCTTGCTGAGACTACAGGATATTCCTTATACCATTTTATCCGTCTGTTTCAGGCGGTGACGGGAATGAGTCCCGGCGAATATATCGCCCGGCGCAGAATTACTGAAGCCGCCCATGATATCATGCGGCAGAAACAGCGCTCTCTTCAGGATATTTCACTGGATTATGATTTCAATAATTATGAGACTTTTTCCCGTGCCTTCCGCAGAATATTGCATACTACCCCTACACAGGTCCGCCGTAACCGTATGGAGGGTCTGCTACCGTTGCTGCACCCTTTGCATGAACAGGATCTGCACTATTTCGCTGTAACCAAAGAAATTTCCCCGCAGCTCGCAGAGCTCGGAGAAGTCGTTATTCAAGGACCTATTGTCACTATACTCAGGAATTCCAGCATATTCTCACAGGCCTGGCATCAGCTGTTCAACCAAGTCTCCTCGATATCTGGCCGCATGCAGCCTGAACGGTATTATCAGGTCGGCTATTGGCCTGATGATTATGAGCTTAGCGGAGCCAAATTTATGTGCGGCTGTGAGCTTGTCCAGCCCCTGTCTGCTCCACATGATCCTAATGTTCGTGCTGGAATGGAGTCCTTTTTTCAGCCCCAATCCCACAACGGCATTTTTCCGTTACAGGTTATTCCACCAGCACGTTATCTGAAATTCTACCATCGCGGCCTTTCGAAGGATATTTCTCACACCTATAAATACTTCTACGAAATCTGGCTGCCCAAAAGTGAATTTAGATTATCGCTGCCTTTTGAGTTCGAATACTACGGCGAGCAGTATCTTGGACCTGATAATGAACGTTCGGTAAGTGAGATCTATATTCCGCTGGAGCTGCTATGA
- the purB gene encoding adenylosuccinate lyase produces MIERYSRPEMRAIWTEDNKFNAWLEVELCACEAWAELGVIPHEDAAKLRKDAKYDIARIDEIELETRHDVIAFTRAVSESLGAERKWVHYGLTSTDVVDTALGYLLRQANDILEQDIIRFIEILKEKALAYKDTPMMGRTHGVHAEPTTFGLKMALWYEEMKRNLERFRRAALGVQFGKISGAVGTYANIDPFVEEFVCRKLGTSPAPISTQTLQRDRHAEYMASLALVATSLDKFATEIRALQKSEIREVEEAFAKGQKGSSAMPHKRNPIGCENISGLARVIRGHMVTAYENVPLWHERDISHSSVERIILPDATMLLNYMLNRFGNIVKNLTVFPENMKRNMNSTYGVPFSGRILTKLIDKGFSREQAYDTVQPRAMQAWEEQTQFRSIVEATPEITNVLSPEEIEDAFSPVWHLKHVDTIFRKLELI; encoded by the coding sequence ATGATCGAACGTTACAGCAGACCTGAGATGCGGGCCATTTGGACCGAAGACAATAAATTCAACGCCTGGTTGGAAGTAGAGCTGTGCGCCTGTGAAGCCTGGGCAGAGCTGGGAGTCATCCCCCATGAGGATGCGGCGAAGCTGCGCAAGGATGCGAAATATGATATTGCGCGGATCGACGAGATTGAGCTGGAGACCCGCCATGATGTGATCGCTTTTACCCGTGCGGTATCGGAGAGCCTGGGCGCGGAACGCAAATGGGTGCATTACGGCCTGACCTCCACCGATGTTGTGGATACAGCGCTCGGTTACCTGCTGCGTCAGGCCAATGACATTCTCGAACAGGATATCATCCGTTTCATAGAGATTCTGAAAGAAAAGGCACTCGCATACAAGGATACCCCGATGATGGGCCGTACCCATGGCGTACATGCCGAGCCAACGACCTTCGGACTGAAGATGGCGCTCTGGTATGAGGAAATGAAGCGTAACCTGGAGCGTTTCCGCCGTGCGGCGCTCGGTGTACAATTCGGCAAAATCTCCGGGGCTGTCGGCACCTACGCCAACATCGACCCGTTCGTGGAGGAATTCGTCTGCCGCAAGCTGGGCACAAGCCCGGCGCCGATCTCGACCCAGACGCTGCAGCGTGACCGTCACGCTGAATACATGGCGTCGCTGGCGCTGGTAGCCACATCGCTGGACAAGTTCGCTACCGAAATCCGCGCCTTGCAGAAGAGTGAGATCCGCGAGGTGGAAGAAGCTTTTGCCAAAGGGCAGAAGGGCTCCTCGGCCATGCCGCATAAGCGCAACCCGATCGGCTGCGAGAACATCTCCGGTCTGGCCCGCGTCATCCGCGGCCACATGGTGACTGCTTACGAGAACGTACCGCTGTGGCATGAACGTGATATCTCGCACTCCTCGGTAGAACGCATTATTCTGCCGGACGCTACGATGCTGCTGAACTATATGCTGAACCGCTTTGGGAACATCGTGAAGAACCTGACTGTATTCCCGGAGAACATGAAACGCAATATGAACAGCACATACGGTGTGCCTTTCTCCGGCCGCATCTTGACCAAGCTGATCGACAAGGGCTTTAGCCGCGAGCAGGCGTACGATACCGTGCAGCCGCGTGCAATGCAGGCCTGGGAAGAGCAGACTCAGTTCCGCTCTATTGTGGAAGCTACGCCCGAGATTACCAATGTGCTCAGCCCGGAAGAGATTGAGGATGCGTTCAGCCCGGTGTGGCATCTGAAGCATGTTGATACCATCTTCCGCAAGCTGGAGCTTATCTAA
- a CDS encoding acyl-[acyl-carrier-protein] thioesterase, producing the protein MNKQNLLWIEQHTVQASDTDFLGRAKLSYVLDVMQRAADAAVNGQGLSLEKMLEAGMGWMLITLDLEFRRVPRPNEQLAVHTWSKGTKGAVWQRDYRIFTAEAAEVAVARSIWALVDIHKRKMLRPSALPESVEHYTADSVGASPDKVQIPPDLVLEEVYRYEVKYSGLDNNGHLNNARYGDLCCDVFSLQEWGEAELKQFRITYLHEAKFGDELVILRSGLTDEGVYVRGQGRDFIAFEACLRL; encoded by the coding sequence ATGAATAAACAAAATCTTCTGTGGATAGAGCAGCATACGGTGCAAGCCAGTGATACTGATTTCCTGGGCAGGGCCAAGTTATCCTATGTTCTGGACGTAATGCAACGGGCGGCAGATGCGGCTGTAAATGGGCAGGGTCTAAGTCTGGAGAAGATGCTGGAAGCAGGAATGGGCTGGATGCTAATTACGCTGGACCTTGAGTTCAGACGGGTTCCCCGGCCTAACGAGCAGCTTGCCGTACATACCTGGAGCAAAGGTACGAAAGGGGCGGTGTGGCAGCGGGATTACCGGATATTCACGGCAGAAGCAGCCGAGGTAGCCGTAGCACGATCGATATGGGCCTTGGTGGATATCCACAAACGCAAAATGCTGCGTCCTTCTGCACTTCCTGAGAGCGTCGAGCATTATACCGCTGATTCGGTAGGAGCTTCGCCGGATAAAGTGCAAATACCCCCAGATCTGGTGCTGGAGGAAGTCTACCGGTATGAGGTCAAATACAGCGGATTGGATAATAATGGTCACCTTAATAATGCCCGGTATGGGGATTTATGCTGTGATGTATTTTCGTTGCAGGAATGGGGCGAAGCAGAGCTGAAGCAGTTCCGGATTACCTATCTTCATGAAGCGAAGTTTGGGGATGAACTTGTCATACTGCGTTCAGGGCTTACCGATGAGGGAGTTTATGTGCGGGGGCAGGGCAGGGATTTTATTGCTTTTGAAGCCTGCTTGAGACTGTAA